A single region of the Streptomyces vilmorinianum genome encodes:
- a CDS encoding NADH-quinone oxidoreductase subunit A: MPDPTVRAGLGLAADYFQSYSVVGLLAVIGVLFVAVAFGAGRLLRPVVPTPEKLLTYECGVDPVGEGWAHTQVRYYVYAFLYVIFAVDSIFLFPWATVFAAAGYGATTLVEMFIFLGFLAVGLLYAYKKGVLTWT; the protein is encoded by the coding sequence GTGCCGGATCCGACCGTACGGGCGGGACTCGGACTCGCGGCGGACTACTTCCAGTCGTACTCCGTCGTGGGACTGCTCGCCGTCATCGGCGTGCTCTTCGTCGCCGTCGCGTTCGGCGCGGGCCGGCTGCTGCGGCCCGTCGTCCCGACGCCGGAGAAGCTGCTGACGTACGAGTGCGGCGTCGACCCGGTGGGGGAGGGCTGGGCGCACACCCAGGTGCGGTACTACGTGTACGCCTTCCTCTACGTGATCTTCGCCGTCGACTCGATCTTCCTGTTCCCCTGGGCGACCGTCTTCGCCGCGGCCGGGTACGGCGCGACGACGCTGGTCGAGATGTTCATCTTCCTCGGCTTCCTGGCCGTGGGACTGCTCTACGCGTACAAGAAGGGCGTCCTGACATGGACGTGA
- a CDS encoding sensor histidine kinase, which yields MSVDTETPDSDRLPPVRLAYGRQTWKEISFLLANLPIALVGFVYAVASVAVGVSLSVTVIGLPLLALGLAGARGMGRAERARARALLGVRVEEPSPLPRQHGFLPWLWAALKDPVGWRTVLYMFIRLPWGVLTFAVALVSLIVLWPVLPFVARGLSNADRAMVRGLLSPSDELERRIAELETDRGVVVDTAAADLRRIERDLHDGAQARLVALAMGLGLAKEKLLEDPEAAAAMVDEAHGEVKLALQELRDLARGIHPAVLTDRGLNAALSAIAARCTVPVRVTVDLTERPAEAIEGIAYFTVSELLQNVSKHAQARSASVEVWRRGDRLLLQVRDDGRGGARLDGGTGMAGLAERLGAVDGLFVLDSPEGGPTTVTAELPWRARPSA from the coding sequence ATGAGCGTCGACACCGAAACCCCTGACAGCGACCGGCTGCCGCCCGTGCGCCTCGCCTACGGCCGGCAGACCTGGAAGGAGATCTCCTTCCTGCTCGCCAATCTGCCGATCGCGCTGGTCGGCTTCGTGTACGCGGTGGCGTCGGTCGCCGTCGGCGTGAGCCTGTCGGTCACGGTGATCGGTCTGCCGCTGCTCGCCCTCGGGCTGGCCGGGGCGCGCGGGATGGGCCGGGCCGAGCGGGCCAGGGCCCGGGCGCTGCTCGGCGTACGGGTGGAGGAGCCGAGCCCGCTCCCCCGCCAGCACGGTTTCCTCCCCTGGCTGTGGGCGGCGCTGAAGGACCCGGTGGGGTGGCGGACGGTGCTGTACATGTTCATCCGGCTGCCCTGGGGCGTCCTGACGTTCGCCGTCGCCCTGGTCTCGCTGATCGTGCTCTGGCCCGTGCTGCCGTTCGTCGCCCGCGGTCTGTCCAACGCCGACCGGGCCATGGTCCGCGGTCTGCTCTCGCCCTCGGACGAGCTGGAGCGGCGGATCGCCGAGCTGGAGACCGACCGGGGCGTGGTCGTGGACACCGCCGCCGCCGATCTGCGCCGTATCGAGCGCGATCTGCACGACGGCGCGCAGGCCCGGCTCGTCGCGCTCGCCATGGGGCTCGGTCTGGCGAAGGAGAAGCTTCTCGAGGACCCGGAGGCGGCCGCCGCGATGGTCGACGAGGCGCACGGCGAGGTGAAGCTGGCGCTGCAGGAGCTGCGTGACCTGGCCCGGGGCATCCATCCGGCGGTCCTGACCGACCGGGGGCTCAATGCCGCGCTGTCGGCGATCGCCGCGCGGTGCACGGTGCCGGTGAGGGTGACCGTCGACCTGACCGAGCGGCCGGCCGAGGCCATCGAGGGCATCGCGTACTTCACCGTCTCCGAGCTGCTCCAGAACGTCTCCAAGCACGCGCAGGCACGTTCCGCCTCGGTGGAGGTGTGGCGGCGGGGGGACCGGCTGCTCCTGCAGGTACGGGACGACGGGCGCGGTGGGGCCCGGCTGGACGGCGGTACGGGGATGGCGGGGCTCGCGGAGCGGCTGGGGGCGGTCGACGGGCTCTTCGTCCTCGACTCGCCGGAGGGCGGTCCGACGACGGTCACGGCGGAACTGCCGTGGCGGGCCCGTCCGTCGGCGTAG